Proteins from one Sphingomonas sp. HF-S4 genomic window:
- the rpmA gene encoding 50S ribosomal protein L27, whose amino-acid sequence MAHKKAGGSSRNGRDSAGRRLGVKKFGSEAVIAGNIIVRQRGTKIYPGVNVGMGKDHTLFALTDGRVSFKVGKLGRKFCSVDLIAEAAE is encoded by the coding sequence ATGGCACATAAGAAAGCAGGCGGCTCTTCGCGCAACGGTCGCGATTCGGCAGGCCGTCGTCTCGGCGTCAAGAAGTTCGGCAGCGAAGCCGTGATCGCGGGCAACATCATCGTGCGACAGCGCGGCACCAAAATCTATCCGGGCGTGAACGTGGGCATGGGCAAGGACCACACCCTTTTCGCGCTTACCGACGGCCGCGTGTCGTTCAAGGTCGGAAAGCTGGGGCGCAAGTTCTGCTCGGTAGACCTTATTGCGGAAGCGGCCGAATAA
- the rplU gene encoding 50S ribosomal protein L21 gives MFAIVRTGGKQYRVAAGDKIVVEKLDGEAGSSITLGDILLAGEGSELKPTDGLTVSAEIIAQAKGEKVIVFKKRRRHNYRRKNGHRQNHTILKITAIGAQEEKKKAAPKAKKADAAPATAEAPAAEA, from the coding sequence ATGTTCGCTATCGTGCGCACGGGCGGCAAGCAGTATCGCGTCGCCGCTGGAGACAAGATTGTCGTCGAGAAGCTCGATGGCGAAGCCGGTTCGTCGATCACGCTGGGCGACATCCTGCTCGCCGGCGAAGGCTCGGAGCTGAAGCCGACCGACGGGCTGACCGTTTCGGCCGAGATCATCGCGCAGGCGAAGGGCGAGAAGGTCATCGTCTTCAAGAAGCGCCGCCGGCATAACTATCGCCGCAAGAACGGCCATCGCCAGAACCACACCATTCTGAAGATCACCGCGATCGGTGCGCAGGAAGAAAAGAAGAAGGCCGCGCCCAAGGCAAAGAAGGCCGATGCTGCTCCCGCCACGGCGGAAGCTCCGGCTGCCGAAGCCTGA
- a CDS encoding TonB-dependent receptor plug domain-containing protein, which yields MFAKISPFLAGVSLVAFATSAAAQTADPVDPVEEVAAEDIVVTGSRVAERSVANSPVPVDVIGGDALTKSGATETNKVLRDLVPSFNFPQPSLVDGTDSQRPATLRGLAPDQVLVLVNGKRRHQSALLNLNGSVGRGSSAVDLNQIPAIAIDRVEILRDGASSLYGSDAIAGVINLQLRRSEGTRASVTFGKYATSMDGVYDVTGVANTGGIPTVLTPGGVSNDILQLNSGDERTRHDGDTLTLATNFGLPVGAGGYLNLTAQFRDRDATNRSGADPRRQYLAVGDPRELSIDRFTHRYGDGEAIDYNLFANAGYELGNGFELYAFGSYGIRDASGGGFYRRANDVRNRDWSASTTTFVPLYADGYLPYITTEIEDVSGAVGVRGDIGGFTGDLSVVYGSNELNYGVTNSVNVSLGGANSPRTFDAGGLRSGQTVVNLDLSRKFDFAGLQSFGIAFGGEYRNENYKIVAGDVASYINGPFSAAPFNAAGGSQVFPGFRPNNATDVSRNSWAGYAEADADVTDFFSLQAAGRYEHYSDFGDTWNGKIAARLEPVKGIAIRGSASTGFRAPSLAQQYFTATSTVFTGGNLIETGTFAVSDPVSQALGAKPLEPEKSTNLGAGVVFSAVPGLTVTADYYNIKIRDRVVLSESLSGAAVVALLTGAGITNATSARFFVNGVDTRTQGVDVVASYRVPDFGAGKFTLSAGYNHNQTKILERASLPSLPGLIVFGRAESLRLTDGQPRDKINASLDWDLAPVGFTLRTNRYGRVLSTGSSTDLAIPAGQGVADYWLEPKWITDVEVRVQALPGVSLAVGADNVFDVYPTKAPAGGVFGNNNYFLPYSSFSPFGFNGRFIYSRIAFSF from the coding sequence ATGTTTGCAAAGATTTCCCCGTTCCTCGCCGGCGTTTCGCTCGTCGCCTTCGCCACTTCGGCTGCCGCGCAGACCGCCGATCCGGTGGATCCGGTCGAAGAGGTCGCCGCAGAGGACATCGTCGTAACCGGCTCGCGAGTCGCGGAACGCAGCGTCGCCAATAGTCCAGTGCCGGTCGATGTGATCGGCGGCGATGCGCTGACCAAGTCGGGCGCGACTGAGACCAACAAGGTGCTGCGCGACCTCGTCCCCTCGTTCAACTTCCCGCAGCCCTCGCTGGTCGACGGCACCGATTCGCAGCGCCCCGCCACCTTGCGCGGCCTCGCACCCGATCAGGTACTCGTGCTGGTCAACGGCAAACGGCGGCACCAGTCGGCATTGCTCAACTTGAACGGCTCGGTGGGCCGTGGCTCGTCGGCCGTCGACCTCAACCAGATCCCTGCGATCGCGATCGATCGCGTCGAGATCCTTCGCGACGGTGCGTCGTCGCTTTACGGATCGGATGCGATCGCCGGCGTGATCAACCTCCAGCTGCGCCGCAGCGAGGGCACGCGTGCCAGCGTGACCTTCGGCAAGTATGCCACGTCGATGGACGGGGTCTATGACGTGACCGGCGTCGCCAATACCGGCGGCATCCCGACCGTGCTGACTCCGGGTGGCGTTTCGAACGACATCCTCCAGCTCAACAGCGGCGACGAGCGGACGCGGCACGACGGCGACACGCTGACCCTGGCGACCAATTTCGGGCTGCCGGTGGGGGCGGGGGGCTATCTCAACCTCACCGCCCAGTTCCGTGACCGCGACGCGACCAATCGCTCGGGCGCCGATCCGCGGCGGCAGTATCTCGCCGTCGGCGATCCGCGCGAGCTTTCGATCGACCGCTTCACGCACCGCTACGGCGACGGCGAGGCGATCGACTACAACCTATTCGCCAATGCCGGCTATGAACTGGGCAATGGCTTCGAGCTCTATGCGTTCGGCAGCTATGGTATCCGCGACGCATCGGGCGGCGGCTTCTATCGCCGCGCCAACGACGTCCGCAACCGCGACTGGTCGGCATCGACCACGACGTTCGTGCCGCTCTATGCCGATGGCTATCTTCCCTACATCACCACGGAGATCGAAGACGTCTCGGGCGCTGTGGGCGTGCGCGGCGATATCGGCGGGTTCACCGGCGACCTCTCGGTGGTCTATGGCTCGAACGAGCTCAATTACGGGGTGACCAACAGCGTCAACGTCTCGCTGGGCGGCGCGAACAGCCCGCGCACCTTCGATGCGGGCGGCCTGCGCTCGGGCCAGACCGTGGTCAACCTCGATCTCAGCCGCAAGTTCGACTTCGCCGGCCTGCAGTCGTTCGGCATCGCGTTCGGCGGCGAGTATCGCAACGAGAACTACAAGATCGTCGCGGGCGACGTCGCCAGCTACATCAACGGTCCATTCTCGGCCGCGCCGTTCAACGCGGCGGGGGGATCGCAGGTGTTTCCGGGATTCCGTCCCAACAACGCTACCGACGTGTCGCGGAACAGCTGGGCGGGCTATGCCGAAGCCGATGCCGATGTGACCGACTTCTTCTCGCTGCAGGCGGCAGGCCGCTACGAGCATTATTCCGACTTCGGCGACACCTGGAACGGCAAAATCGCCGCACGGCTCGAGCCGGTGAAGGGTATCGCGATCCGCGGCTCGGCCTCGACCGGGTTCCGCGCGCCGAGCCTGGCGCAGCAATATTTCACCGCGACCTCGACGGTGTTCACCGGCGGCAACCTGATCGAGACCGGCACCTTCGCGGTCTCCGATCCGGTGTCGCAGGCGCTCGGCGCCAAGCCGCTCGAGCCCGAGAAGTCGACCAATCTCGGCGCGGGCGTGGTGTTCTCGGCAGTGCCGGGGCTCACCGTCACCGCCGACTATTACAACATCAAGATCCGCGACCGCGTGGTGCTCAGCGAATCGCTGAGCGGCGCGGCGGTGGTGGCGCTGCTTACCGGGGCGGGGATCACCAATGCGACCTCGGCGCGGTTCTTCGTCAACGGCGTCGATACGCGCACGCAGGGCGTCGACGTGGTCGCCAGCTACCGGGTCCCCGATTTCGGCGCAGGCAAGTTCACGCTGTCGGCGGGATACAACCATAACCAGACCAAGATCCTCGAGCGCGCGTCGCTACCGTCGCTGCCCGGACTGATCGTGTTCGGCCGCGCCGAATCGCTGCGCCTCACCGACGGTCAGCCGCGTGACAAGATCAACGCGTCGCTCGACTGGGATCTGGCACCGGTGGGCTTCACGCTGCGGACCAACCGCTATGGCCGGGTGCTCTCGACCGGCAGCTCGACCGATCTGGCGATACCGGCGGGGCAGGGCGTGGCGGACTATTGGCTCGAGCCCAAGTGGATCACCGACGTCGAAGTGCGGGTGCAGGCGCTGCCGGGCGTCTCGCTCGCCGTGGGTGCGGACAATGTGTTCGACGTCTATCCGACCAAGGCGCCGGCCGGCGGCGTGTTCGGCAACAACAATTATTTCCTGCCCTATTCGTCCTTCTCGCCGTTCGGCTTCAACGGGCGCTTCATCTATTCGCGAATCGCGTTCAGCTTCTGA
- the hspQ gene encoding heat shock protein HspQ: MPRTHVPPLPLEAAVSMPPVSSARFAIGDVVRHRMFDFRGVVFDVDPVFANSDEWYDSIPEDVRPRKDQPFYHLLAENDESSYIAYVSQQNLVTDDSDEPVDHPAITGLFEHFAGGRYKLKATHTH; this comes from the coding sequence ATGCCGCGTACCCACGTTCCCCCGCTCCCGCTCGAAGCTGCAGTCTCGATGCCGCCGGTCTCCTCCGCGCGCTTCGCGATCGGCGACGTGGTGCGCCATCGCATGTTCGATTTCCGCGGGGTGGTGTTCGACGTCGATCCCGTCTTCGCCAATTCGGACGAATGGTATGATTCGATCCCCGAGGACGTGCGGCCGAGGAAGGACCAGCCCTTCTACCACCTGCTCGCAGAGAACGACGAATCGAGCTACATCGCTTATGTCAGCCAGCAAAATCTGGTGACCGACGACAGCGACGAGCCGGTCGATCATCCCGCGATCACCGGGCTGTTCGAGCATTTCGCCGGTGGCCGCTACAAGCTCAAGGCGACGCATACCCACTAA
- a CDS encoding LysR family transcriptional regulator, giving the protein MDLLALADFNLVARHGGFGRAARAAGRPKATLSRRVSELEAGLDVRLFERGARMLKLTEEGRALHERTGALLTELNETAAAIASGGHTPRGRLRISAPLLFSQIAMGKLAAGFAARFPEVRLEVTTEDRPVDMIEEGYDLVIRVNPEPDESLVGRAFLHDRLVVVASPSVARPTDGVAAPAVVRESLGQTAVWKVKTPNGASRIAVEPVLSVSSMIMNRDAVRAGAGAGRLPISLVSHDLATGTLVHWGDIDGPDIALWALYPSRRLLSARVSAFLEFLKSAFPTGDPGELAAFIGK; this is encoded by the coding sequence ATGGACCTGCTTGCTCTCGCCGATTTCAACCTCGTCGCACGCCACGGCGGTTTTGGACGCGCCGCGCGCGCCGCCGGGCGGCCCAAGGCGACATTGTCCCGCCGGGTCTCGGAGCTGGAGGCCGGCCTCGACGTGCGGCTGTTCGAGCGGGGCGCACGCATGCTCAAGCTGACCGAGGAGGGACGCGCGCTCCACGAGAGAACGGGCGCGTTGCTCACCGAGCTAAACGAGACCGCGGCGGCCATCGCTTCGGGTGGACACACGCCCCGCGGGCGATTGCGGATCAGCGCGCCCCTGTTGTTCTCGCAGATCGCGATGGGAAAGCTCGCCGCCGGGTTCGCCGCGCGGTTCCCGGAGGTGCGACTTGAAGTGACGACCGAGGATCGACCGGTCGACATGATCGAGGAAGGCTATGACTTGGTGATCCGCGTAAATCCGGAGCCGGACGAAAGCCTTGTCGGCCGCGCCTTCCTGCACGACCGGCTTGTGGTGGTGGCGAGCCCTTCCGTCGCTCGGCCGACAGACGGTGTGGCGGCGCCTGCGGTTGTTCGCGAATCGCTCGGCCAGACCGCGGTCTGGAAGGTGAAGACGCCGAATGGAGCGTCGCGCATCGCGGTCGAACCGGTTCTCAGCGTGTCATCGATGATCATGAACCGTGACGCGGTCCGAGCGGGGGCTGGCGCCGGACGCCTTCCGATATCGCTGGTCAGCCATGACCTTGCGACAGGCACACTGGTGCACTGGGGCGACATCGATGGGCCAGACATCGCGTTGTGGGCACTCTACCCATCCCGGCGCCTGTTGAGCGCGAGAGTTTCGGCATTTCTCGAATTCCTCAAGTCGGCGTTTCCAACCGGAGATCCGGGGGAACTGGCTGCCTTTATCGGAAAATGA